A genomic window from Camelina sativa cultivar DH55 chromosome 2, Cs, whole genome shotgun sequence includes:
- the LOC104752790 gene encoding uncharacterized protein LOC104752790, with product MAEDLHWHFSNASEDGMMQHPVDSITWAQVNAKWPQFASDPRNLRLGLCTDGMNPFLIQNTKYSIWPVFLVNYNMAPTLCMKADNIMLTLLIPGPTAPSNNIDVYLQPLIEDLQDLWNEGVDVYDAFSKETFNLRAILLWTISDYHALGTLAGCKVRGKQACNVCGKDTPFRWLKFSRKHVYLGNRIRLRTGHPYRRRRSWFDNTIKKSKRKRSDLCEDDEISEEEYDEDSYQWRWKKQSILFEYWKDMHVRHNIDVMHVEKNVSDAMLSLLMHSAKSKDGLKARQDLEDIYGYSGSITSTSTWEETRVIDPEKFITLEAEVIESLCQLERFFPPSMFDIMFHLPVHLARETRLGGPVHFRWMYPFERYMKTLKSYVKNYARPEACMAEEYMAGECIAFCLEFLKSSVPVVEAAVRNEDLEPDEHILEGRPINKAKPVVLTEKEREIAHRYVLMNTAMFTPYVDMHLEELQATDVHCRRNETLLWKLHGKKFTQWIKEKIPSNSKDHSKQLRWLAFGPRQEAQTFKGYIVNGHRFYTNDVKRKTQNSGVSYEAFTMCRSSARDTNQKADIVSYYGCGWANKENGVKEEDGFTLVNLHINQSAFRQDPYIMPFQAKQVFYSREDDSSPWYVVMKAPPRGYHELETEAETLAPPSSSQQFEDLLDQSSDDDESYCVRADCEGVLVKD from the exons CGTCTGACCCGAGAAATCTTCGACTTGGTTTGTGTACTGATGGGATGAATCCTTTTTTGATTCAAAACACCAAGTATAGTATATGGCCAGTGTTTCTTGTGAACTATAACATGGCACCTACATTGTGTATGAAGGCTGACAATATAATGTTGACTCTGTTGATACCTGGACCAACTGCACCGAGCAACAACATCGACGTGTATCTTCAACCGTTGATAGAAGATTTACAGGATTTGTGGAATGAAGGTGTGGATGTTTATGATGCCTTCTCAAAGGAAACTTTTAATCTGAGAGCTATTTTACTGTGGACAATCAGTGACTATCATGCTTTGGGGACTTTGGCAGGATGTAAAGTTAGAGGTAAACAAGCGTGTAATGTTTGTGGTAAGGATACTCCTTTTAGGTGGCTTAAGTTTAGTAGAAAACATGTCTACTTGGGCAATAGGATAAGACTCAGAACTGGGCATCCTTACAGACGCAGACGGAGTTGGTTTGACAACACG attaaaaaaagtaaaagaaagaggTCTGATTTgtgtgaagatgatgaaatttCAGAAGAAGAGTATGATGAAGACAGTTACCAATGGAGGTGGAAGAAGCagtctattttatttgaatactgGAAG GATATGCATGTTCGCCACAACATCGATGTAATGCACGTTGAGAAAAACGTGTCTGATGCCATGTTGTCCCTTCTAATGCATAGTGCTAAATCTAAAGATGGCTTAAAGGCACGACAAGATTTGGAAGATATATATGGGTATTCGGGAAGCATTACATCTACAAGTACGTGGGAAGAGACA CGTGTGATTGATCCAGAGAAGTTTATAACATTGGAGGCTGAGGTTATTGAGTCATTATGCCAACTGGAGAGGTTCTTTCCTCCTTCTATGTTTGATATCATGTTCCACCTTCCTGTTCATCTAGCAAGGGAGACACGGTTGGGTGGACCGGTCCATTTTAGATGGATGTATCCATTTGAGAG GTACATGAAAACCCTTAAGTCATATGTTAAGAACTATGCAAGGCCGGAAGCTTGTATGGCTGAGGAATACATGGCAGGAGAATGCATTGCTTTCTGTTTGGAGTTTCTAAAATCTTCTGTACCAGTTGTGGAAGCTGCAGTCCGTAATGAAGATCTTGAACCAGATGAGCACATCCTCGAAGGTCGTCCAATTAATAAGGCTAAACCAGTTGTCCTTACAGAGAAAGAGCGGGAGATAGCGCATAGATATGTTCTGATGAACACAGCAATGTTTACTCCATATGTTGA TATGCACTTGGAAGAATTACAAGCTACGGATGTGCATTGCAGAAGAAATGAAACTCTTTTATGGAAATTGCATGGGAAAAAGTTTACACAATGGATTAAAGAGAAG ATCCCAAGTAACTCGAAGGACCATTCTAAGCAGCTAAGGTGGTTAGCATTTGGACCACGACAAGAAGCTCAGACATTTAAGGGATACATAGTGAATGGACATCGATTTTACACAAATGATGTAAAGCGGAAGACTCAGAATAGTGGAGTATCCTATGAAGCTTTCACCATGTGTCGATCTAGTGCAAGAGATACAAATCAAAAGGCTGACATTGTTTCCTACTACGGA TGTGGATGGGCAAACAAAGAGAATGGTGTGAAAGAAGAGGACGGCTTTACGCTTGTCAACTTGCATATTAACCAATCTGCATTTCGACAAGATCCATATATTATGCCGTTTCAAGCAAAACAAGTTTTTTATTCCCGAGAAGATGACTCATCCCCTTGGTATGTAGTTATGAAAGCGCCACCAAGGGGTTATCATGAGTTGGAGACAGAAGCAGAGACTTTGGCACCACCGTCATCCAGTCAACAGTTTGAAGATTTGTTGGATCaatcttctgatgatgatgagagttaCTGTGTTAGGGCAGATTGCGAAGGAGTTTTAGTAAAGGATTAG